The following proteins come from a genomic window of Fontisubflavum oceani:
- a CDS encoding 4Fe-4S dicluster domain-containing protein: MQGCNYACAACHNPYTIGQCDHCGDCIPACEPGALSLVDGKVQFDPGICTHCDACLDACPISANPMAQLYSVEDILEAVARASELSVWHHAIGRRGDAAITIYPDAFCGHAR, from the coding sequence ATGCAGGGCTGCAACTATGCCTGTGCAGCGTGTCACAACCCATACACGATCGGTCAGTGTGATCATTGCGGTGACTGTATTCCCGCATGTGAACCGGGTGCGTTGAGTCTGGTGGATGGGAAGGTACAGTTTGATCCGGGTATCTGCACCCACTGCGATGCCTGTTTGGATGCGTGCCCGATCAGCGCCAACCCGATGGCCCAGCTTTATAGCGTCGAGGACATTCTGGAAGCTGTTGCGAGAGCATCAGAGCTTTCTGTCTGGCATCACGCTATCGGGCGGCGAGGCGACGCTGCAATTACCATTTATCCTGACGCTTTTTGCGGCCATGCGAGATGA
- a CDS encoding radical SAM protein produces the protein MREHQSFLSGITLSGGEATLQLPFILTLFAAMRDDPELAHLTRLVDSNGHLGAAGWQMLLPLTDGVLLDIKAFDPKLHLTLTGRSNDRSLASARLVHAAGKLHELRFLMVPGKTDSAAEIALLVAFVQSLGGTVPIRLNGFRTHGVRGEATEWPMMPRADLEATADMLTRSGLGPVSLPAL, from the coding sequence TTGCGAGAGCATCAGAGCTTTCTGTCTGGCATCACGCTATCGGGCGGCGAGGCGACGCTGCAATTACCATTTATCCTGACGCTTTTTGCGGCCATGCGAGATGATCCTGAGCTGGCGCATCTGACCCGTCTTGTGGACAGCAACGGTCATCTTGGCGCGGCAGGATGGCAGATGCTGTTGCCGCTGACCGATGGGGTGTTGCTGGATATCAAGGCGTTTGATCCCAAGCTGCATCTGACGCTGACCGGGCGCAGCAATGACCGATCTCTGGCCAGCGCGAGGTTGGTCCATGCGGCGGGGAAATTGCATGAACTGCGCTTTTTGATGGTGCCGGGCAAAACGGATAGCGCCGCAGAAATCGCGCTTCTCGTCGCGTTTGTCCAAAGCTTAGGCGGGACAGTTCCGATTCGTTTGAATGGGTTTCGGACCCATGGCGTCCGAGGTGAAGCGACCGAATGGCCGATGATGCCGCGGGCCGATCTTGAAGCGACGGCAGATATGCTCACGCGTTCAGGTTTGGGGCCTGTCTCGTTGCCGGCACTTTGA
- a CDS encoding Hpt domain-containing protein, whose amino-acid sequence MLAVDDRGPEPRLIKEIAMRAHKTAGIAPTLGFKELGDLALKVETLLGNRSTRKVGPRAVPWSKSFWIKSRPSWTRRCEIHGSVSARKRCDHTPG is encoded by the coding sequence ATGTTGGCGGTCGATGATCGCGGTCCCGAGCCACGTCTTATCAAAGAAATCGCGATGCGGGCGCATAAGACCGCCGGCATCGCACCGACCCTTGGTTTCAAAGAGTTGGGTGATCTTGCCCTCAAGGTTGAAACGCTCCTAGGAAACCGATCAACGCGGAAGGTTGGTCCGCGTGCCGTCCCATGGTCGAAGAGCTTCTGGATCAAATCGAGGCCGTCTTGGACGAGGCGATGTGAGATCCACGGTTCCGTTTCTGCACGAAAAAGATGCGATCACACCCCGGGTTGA
- a CDS encoding response regulator produces the protein MKILAVDDDPEFLVLFEDALSNMGYSNVTFAESGAEALDLISKAQIPFDCFILDIQMPGMDGIELCEAIRSMPEYDKAPIVMNTIMSDRAHIDRAFAAGATDYLTKPIDEIEINTRLGVLHTLVRERIRTQHAINHGGADVFAKPSYRFADQIPMQRVAGTIEYLAMENYLKTLGVFRALSTKAVGFHVINGQQLFDEAGASIFSEVMIDVATCISDCLKTHSRMISYAGKGDFVCLLSRVEAVDSFQLGEELRMSIAEFGHIYDELNIHLPMVTVGPAVGCKALHMASPTRILDEAILNARSAARHFTGFAESLAR, from the coding sequence ATGAAAATCCTGGCTGTTGATGATGATCCAGAGTTCCTGGTCCTCTTCGAAGATGCGTTGTCCAATATGGGCTACTCCAACGTCACCTTCGCTGAGTCTGGCGCGGAGGCGCTCGATCTGATCTCCAAAGCACAGATCCCATTTGACTGCTTCATCCTGGATATCCAAATGCCTGGTATGGATGGGATTGAGCTCTGTGAAGCCATTCGGTCGATGCCGGAGTATGACAAAGCTCCCATCGTCATGAACACGATCATGTCTGACCGGGCGCATATCGATCGCGCCTTCGCAGCCGGGGCGACGGACTATCTGACCAAGCCAATCGACGAGATCGAAATCAACACGCGTTTGGGCGTCTTGCACACCCTGGTGCGAGAGCGCATTCGGACGCAGCATGCCATCAACCATGGCGGCGCGGATGTGTTCGCGAAACCGTCCTACCGGTTCGCAGATCAGATCCCGATGCAGCGCGTGGCCGGGACGATCGAGTATCTCGCGATGGAGAACTACTTGAAAACGCTTGGCGTGTTCCGCGCGCTCTCGACCAAAGCGGTCGGTTTTCATGTGATCAATGGCCAGCAGCTGTTTGATGAAGCGGGTGCCTCGATCTTCAGTGAAGTGATGATCGATGTCGCAACCTGCATCTCGGATTGCCTCAAGACCCATAGCCGCATGATCAGCTATGCCGGGAAGGGTGATTTCGTCTGCTTGCTCTCCCGAGTCGAAGCGGTTGATTCCTTCCAACTGGGTGAAGAACTGCGGATGAGCATTGCGGAGTTCGGTCACATCTATGATGAGCTGAATATCCATCTTCCTATGGTGACGGTCGGCCCCGCTGTTGGGTGCAAAGCCTTGCACATGGCATCGCCCACCCGCATCCTGGATGAAGCCATCCTGAATGCGCGCTCGGCCGCGCGGCATTTCACCGGTTTTGCGGAAAGCCTGGCACGGTAA
- a CDS encoding response regulator: protein MSDLTTILHVDDDEDILEIARMALEMVDSFTLHQCNSGPDALEKIEGVAPQLLLLDVMMPGMTGPDLWAKVKALPGYAETPTIFMTAKAEDSLSQELLETGALAVITKPFDPMTLGAQIRAAWAKL from the coding sequence GTGTCTGATTTAACAACGATTCTACATGTTGATGACGATGAAGACATCCTTGAGATCGCCCGGATGGCGCTTGAGATGGTCGACAGTTTCACCTTGCATCAATGCAACTCCGGCCCTGATGCACTCGAAAAAATCGAAGGCGTTGCCCCGCAATTGCTGCTGCTGGATGTGATGATGCCCGGAATGACCGGACCCGATCTGTGGGCGAAGGTAAAGGCCCTGCCCGGCTACGCCGAGACTCCAACGATCTTCATGACCGCGAAGGCCGAAGATTCGCTTTCGCAAGAATTGTTGGAAACCGGGGCCTTAGCTGTGATCACAAAACCCTTCGACCCGATGACCCTTGGCGCGCAAATCCGCGCGGCCTGGGCCAAGCTCTGA
- a CDS encoding ATP-binding protein codes for MQDCAGAWRVCVEDHGPGIPESAHKTLFDSFFQVEDVQEQSRPGTGLGLTISKKIIQRHGGRIAFETELGKGSVFYFELAKHSASQEDIDDAPQSAVA; via the coding sequence ATTCAAGACTGCGCCGGGGCTTGGCGGGTCTGCGTTGAAGATCATGGGCCTGGTATCCCCGAGTCGGCGCACAAGACGCTGTTCGACAGCTTCTTCCAGGTCGAAGATGTGCAAGAACAGTCCCGTCCCGGTACTGGCCTTGGCCTGACAATCAGCAAAAAAATCATCCAGCGTCACGGCGGACGAATCGCGTTTGAGACCGAACTCGGGAAAGGCAGCGTCTTCTACTTCGAACTGGCCAAGCACAGTGCCTCGCAAGAGGATATCGATGACGCGCCTCAATCTGCGGTCGCCTGA
- a CDS encoding ATP-binding protein, which translates to MTLLKQIGPYMRYIAVVLIALVFGVVLDRQNSEQFRVDQRLALLEVNHGFQSALEREINEKILVSEGAMAAFAAQPDMSAAEFARVVGQLVRNTDDVINVAAAPDLVIEYVYPFAPNQAALGLDISQRPDLMGAVQRAIDTGETVIDGPVNLVQGGRGFLTRSAVNAYESGDAYFSSDAADRFWGVVSLVIDADGLFRSAGLTNDGAGFAYVVQAADGSILNGMESVLFLDPVSTSVVAPGINWTLSMAPENGWVTTPPNRVQLWATILALCFASLILMRVFRWAFDKKDAAETQLSEAIAALDDGFALYDSSDRLVMCNQKYKDLYSLSAERMVPGTRFEDIIRYGVETGQYPQAEGQEEDWIRERVEAHRNPGEVMEQHLADGRWLRIVERKTPSGSVVGFRVDITELKEALAESEAANAAKNEFLNTVSHELRTPLTVVLGYNAFLRNPDSLPSFKKTVQNLQSDNAAGALEHIKQFKGDIEKFSQHIEVSGKHLKGLITSILDLAAIEEGTLQVTVETVELDPIVREVVQQFQSTAKEKKIEFKIDSQAKEIVADPERLSQILRNLIGNAIKFTDEGQITVRTRSAPGRAWIEVEDTGCGIPQADLKHVFERFGQLDASNSRRHGGVGLGLPIAKHLAEMQGGTISVASTEDEGSVFRVELAAPIRTRGAAAH; encoded by the coding sequence ATGACGCTTTTGAAGCAAATAGGCCCTTATATGCGCTATATCGCGGTGGTTCTGATCGCGCTGGTTTTTGGCGTCGTTCTCGACAGGCAGAATTCGGAACAGTTCCGTGTCGATCAACGGCTGGCATTGCTTGAGGTCAATCACGGATTCCAGTCCGCGCTTGAGCGCGAGATAAACGAGAAGATATTGGTGTCCGAGGGCGCCATGGCCGCATTCGCCGCGCAACCCGATATGTCGGCGGCGGAATTCGCACGAGTGGTCGGCCAGCTGGTGAGAAATACCGATGATGTGATCAACGTGGCCGCCGCCCCGGATCTGGTCATTGAATATGTATACCCATTCGCTCCGAACCAAGCGGCTCTTGGCCTGGATATCAGTCAGCGGCCAGACCTAATGGGCGCTGTTCAGCGGGCCATTGACACCGGGGAGACGGTGATCGACGGGCCTGTTAATCTTGTCCAAGGCGGGCGGGGCTTTCTCACACGCTCCGCTGTCAACGCCTACGAATCAGGCGATGCATATTTCTCAAGCGATGCGGCGGATCGCTTTTGGGGCGTCGTATCGCTGGTTATTGATGCCGACGGCCTCTTTAGATCCGCAGGACTCACCAATGATGGTGCCGGTTTCGCCTATGTCGTTCAAGCGGCGGACGGTAGCATCCTAAATGGGATGGAGAGTGTTCTATTCCTCGACCCAGTTTCAACGTCTGTCGTCGCCCCAGGCATCAATTGGACTCTATCCATGGCTCCGGAAAACGGCTGGGTCACGACTCCGCCAAACCGCGTTCAGCTCTGGGCGACGATTTTGGCATTGTGTTTCGCCTCGCTTATCTTGATGAGGGTGTTCAGGTGGGCCTTTGACAAAAAGGATGCGGCGGAAACGCAGCTCTCCGAAGCGATTGCAGCCCTTGATGATGGGTTCGCCCTCTACGATTCCTCCGACCGCTTGGTGATGTGCAATCAGAAATACAAAGACCTTTACTCTTTGTCTGCCGAACGGATGGTTCCCGGGACCCGTTTCGAAGATATTATTAGGTACGGCGTCGAGACAGGGCAGTACCCGCAAGCGGAAGGTCAGGAGGAAGACTGGATCCGCGAACGCGTAGAGGCCCACCGCAACCCCGGCGAGGTTATGGAGCAGCATCTGGCTGATGGACGCTGGCTGAGGATTGTTGAACGCAAAACGCCATCGGGCAGCGTGGTTGGCTTCCGGGTCGACATTACAGAGCTTAAGGAGGCTCTTGCCGAGTCCGAAGCCGCAAATGCCGCAAAGAACGAGTTTTTGAACACTGTCAGTCATGAGTTGCGGACGCCACTCACCGTTGTTTTGGGGTACAATGCTTTCCTGCGAAACCCGGACTCTTTGCCGAGCTTCAAGAAGACCGTTCAAAACCTCCAAAGCGACAATGCTGCGGGCGCCCTGGAGCATATCAAGCAGTTCAAGGGCGATATCGAAAAGTTCTCACAGCATATCGAGGTTTCCGGCAAACACCTGAAAGGGTTAATTACAAGCATTCTGGACTTGGCCGCGATCGAAGAAGGCACCCTTCAAGTAACGGTTGAAACTGTTGAACTTGATCCAATTGTCAGAGAGGTCGTGCAACAATTCCAGTCTACGGCGAAGGAAAAGAAGATCGAGTTTAAGATCGATAGCCAAGCGAAAGAAATTGTAGCTGATCCCGAAAGACTAAGCCAGATTCTTCGAAACCTGATTGGGAATGCTATTAAGTTCACCGATGAGGGCCAGATAACGGTCCGGACGAGATCGGCGCCAGGCCGAGCTTGGATCGAAGTCGAAGACACCGGATGCGGCATTCCTCAGGCAGACCTGAAGCATGTCTTTGAACGCTTTGGACAACTTGATGCCTCAAACAGCCGCCGACATGGCGGCGTGGGGCTTGGGTTGCCAATCGCGAAGCACCTGGCAGAGATGCAAGGTGGTACCATCAGCGTTGCCAGTACCGAAGACGAGGGAAGTGTATTTCGTGTAGAACTTGCAGCCCCTATCAGGACCCGAGGTGCTGCAGCACATTGA
- a CDS encoding aldehyde dehydrogenase family protein has translation MIKLNRFYIDGAWVAPISATPFPIKNPANITQIGEVMLGSAEDVNRAAAAARRAFDSFSRTPKDARIALLEKLAQVFSDRLEEMAQAITTEMGAPITMSREVQAACGMDHIWAFIDALQQQPERETLPNSDVLIREPIGVCGLICPWNWPINQIVLKAVPALATGSTCILKPSEYTPLSAALFAEFVDEAGYPPGVFNMVFGDGPTVGTALSHHPDVDMMSFTGSTRAGVQVTKDAADTVKRVTLELGGKSPNLIFADADLEAAVSTSVAGCFYNAGQSCDAPTRLLVERSCYDQVLELVAHAGAAQIVEDPAKPGDHIGPLFDEIQYDRVQAMIQVGIDEGARLLVGGLGKPEGLEDGWYARPTIFADVTNEMRIAREEIFGPVLVIIPFDSEAEGIAIANDTDFGLAAYLHTGDIKRAERVADQLRAGTVTINGIGVNYGSPFGGYKQSGNGREGGLFGLEDYQEVKVRPALTRI, from the coding sequence GGTGATGCTGGGATCTGCGGAGGATGTGAATCGCGCGGCGGCTGCCGCACGCCGCGCTTTTGACAGCTTTTCTAGAACACCGAAGGATGCTCGCATCGCTTTGCTGGAAAAGCTGGCGCAAGTGTTCAGCGACCGGCTGGAGGAGATGGCCCAGGCGATCACCACCGAAATGGGGGCCCCCATCACCATGTCCCGCGAGGTGCAGGCCGCTTGCGGCATGGACCATATCTGGGCCTTCATCGACGCGCTGCAACAGCAGCCCGAGCGCGAGACCCTGCCGAACTCCGATGTTCTGATCCGCGAGCCGATCGGCGTCTGCGGCCTGATCTGCCCGTGGAACTGGCCGATCAACCAGATCGTTTTGAAGGCGGTTCCGGCGCTGGCGACCGGGTCGACCTGCATTCTGAAACCCTCGGAGTATACACCGCTCTCTGCTGCGCTCTTCGCCGAGTTCGTGGATGAGGCGGGCTACCCGCCGGGCGTCTTCAACATGGTCTTCGGCGACGGCCCCACGGTGGGCACCGCCCTGTCGCATCACCCGGATGTCGACATGATGTCTTTCACAGGCTCGACCCGCGCGGGTGTTCAGGTCACAAAAGACGCCGCTGATACCGTCAAGCGCGTCACACTGGAACTGGGCGGCAAATCCCCCAATCTGATCTTCGCCGACGCCGATCTTGAGGCCGCCGTTTCCACGTCAGTCGCAGGGTGTTTCTACAATGCCGGTCAATCTTGCGATGCGCCAACCCGGCTGCTGGTCGAGCGCAGTTGTTATGATCAGGTTCTGGAATTGGTCGCCCACGCCGGGGCCGCGCAAATCGTGGAAGACCCAGCAAAGCCGGGCGACCACATCGGACCGCTCTTTGACGAGATTCAATATGACCGTGTGCAGGCCATGATCCAGGTTGGCATCGACGAAGGCGCGCGCCTATTGGTTGGCGGTCTTGGAAAGCCTGAGGGGCTGGAAGACGGCTGGTATGCCCGGCCCACGATCTTTGCCGATGTGACCAATGAGATGCGGATCGCGCGCGAGGAAATCTTTGGCCCCGTTCTGGTCATCATCCCCTTCGACAGCGAAGCGGAGGGGATCGCCATTGCGAATGATACCGATTTCGGCCTAGCCGCCTATCTACATACCGGCGATATCAAGCGCGCGGAGCGCGTGGCGGATCAACTGCGTGCCGGGACGGTGACCATCAACGGGATTGGCGTGAACTACGGCTCGCCTTTTGGCGGGTACAAGCAATCAGGCAACGGTCGCGAGGGCGGCCTGTTTGGGTTAGAGGATTATCAGGAGGTCAAGGTCCGGCCCGCTCTCACGCGCATCTGA